One Ranitomeya variabilis isolate aRanVar5 chromosome 4, aRanVar5.hap1, whole genome shotgun sequence genomic window, cttatgaaacctgacagggcacacctgtgaagtgaaaaccttttccggtgactacctcttgaagctcatcaagagaatgccaagagtgtgcaaagcagtcatcaaagcaaaaggtggccactttaaagaacctagaatataagacatattttcttttgtttcacacttttatgttaagtatataattccacatttgttaattcatagttttgatgccttcagtgtgaatttacaattttcatagtcatgaaaatacagaaaaacctttaaatgagaaggcatgtccaaacttttggtctgtactgtatgtcaggagaaaacagtctcagaatcactggggtccattgaagtgttccagacttattacctcataaagtgacaatggtcagatttaaaaaatgtagcCTGATCAtttaggtcaaaattggctctgttacTAAGGGGGAGAATGTGCACATTGTGAGGACCTTTTTCCTAGGCCAAAATCTGGCACTAGGTTAATACTCTTACGACCTACATGATAACATATAGAGCCTTGTAAATTTAATTGATATATGAGCTAGGTATGAATTAATATTACTCCTAAAGTGATGTCAAATAGCATTCAGTAATAGAAGAGGTGGAATGCCCATCTACAGACAATACATGAATAATGAGTATTGAAAGAATATAAAAGGGGTAAGTAGTGACACTGTGCAAGAAAGTGCCATGTGCATTGTCACCCGTGTAAATTGGCTCATAGGAAAATTCTCAtatgggtggcactagagttctaatcctcttcctctcagaagagacaatttgcatatgggAATGAGAACACTGCACGTTGACCCCTTAGGAAGCCACCTCCTGTGGCAATACACGTGGGCCCCTCATTCCTAATATAATACTTTTCCAATGAGCAGCTTTACCTGGTTAACTATGCACATGGTACTTGCATCTTTTATATTCTTTTGATACTGCATTATTCATATGTTTTCTGTATGTGTGCATTCCACCTCTTCATTATTTAATACTACTAGCTATCACATTAGGGGTAATCTCCTTTCATACCTAGCTCATGTATCCATTATATTCACATGACTTTGCTGCTTATCCTGTCAGTCATATGGATTTTATTCCAGTGCCAAATTTTGGCCTATGAAACAGAGGAAACAGGTTCTAAAGCAATGTATGAATTCCTAAAAGTTTTTATTTGTCTTCTTTAGGTTTTTGTGTTCGCTCAAAAGTAGAACGCTCAACCTATCTTTTTTACGTCTTTTTTTGTGACTTGCATGTTATTTCTTGATACCGGTATATTTATAAATGTTGCTACACAATATACTATTTGTACCAATTCTTTTACTTAAAGTTTTGCATTTTAAATGGCAAGGTAAAGACTTTGTTTTCTAACAGTATGTTGTTGTACTGTAGGTTCCCTATCATCTGTACTCTGATTTACAATGCTGAATGGATCCTGAAGTGGAAAATGGCAGCAAATGGCTTCAAAATTCTGAATAATCAAAAAGGCATATTTGTTTCAAAAATGCTTAAAGATAACCATGGCAAGTACATACCTACAAATAGACTTCTTAAGAGTCCAAGTAACATTGCATTAAACAAAGAATTTGTAAAGGTAGAAGATGCTATAAGTGTTAATGAAATAGCACACTATGCAAATGTATTCAAATCCACTGAACAAGGTGAAATGGTAACATCTTgtgtacagcaaaaaaaaacaaacatctacAAGTCCTCAGTAGACAAATGTGCTGACTTGATGCCCAATTCCAAGGACTATAGAAAAGATATAGCACTTCGATCGTCTGGTATGGAGTCCCAGAATGGGACAAAGTTGCCTTCTGAGGTAGAAAATAAAAGACTACCTAATTTGGTTGGTGATGTTGGTCATACTTTTATTCCACAAAGACAAGAAAGAAGCTCAATACTTTATAGACAAGATGGGATGTTCAATTACAGTAAAGTAAAAAAATTAGTTTCAAATCGAAGCAACACTAAAAGTGTGAGGCCAAATCATTTTCTGAAAAAAGAAGTCGTTTTCCAAGGTATAGAAGATATTTGCTCGCAGGATACTCGTCCTCATCATGGCATTTCAATTAATCATTCCACAAAGAGGGCTATATTGCATAAAAACACTCCACATCATAGTGATACAATTGACCCATGTAAAAGAATAAAGATTAGTGATGTTAGAACCTTAGCACACAAAGTATGCCAGGAAATGTTCGATCATCAAGTGACACGCAGGCAAATGCCTCCTGAAAGTGGTGCGCTGGCTTACCCTGATTTTACCAGTTCTGGAAAATGTAAGACTGCAAAAAATGACATGCAGAAAAATAGATGGAGACATTCATCACCCGATGAAAGGAAAGGAATAGCAAATTTGAAAGAAAAAGACACAACTGAAGGAAGCTCTACACTGAGGAGATTTTTGCTTATTGACAGTCAAGGACTACCATACACAGTGGTTGTAGAGGAACCCATATCTATTGGCTTAAGTAATTCAACTAGTACATCATGGTCCGATAGTCCACTTGCTGGGGTCTCAACATTTTCATCCCCACGAAAAGTATATAAGTGTCCGGTGTGTTTTAGAATATTTGAGTATCTTTCCTATCTCCAGAGGCACAGCATTGCTCATTCTCAACAGAAGCCTCATATCTGCAAGGTCTGTGGTAAAGCCTTTAAAAGAACATCACATCTTACACGCCATAAGTACACTCATTTTGGTGGAAAACCTTGTCAATGTCAAATATGTGAACGAAGATTTCGAGATGTTGGTGAACTGACACGTCATCAGCAGAGCCATACTTGAGAAAAAACACTAATATGAAGTTTGCAATAGCTTTTCCAGAACTAAAGACTATATagaacaaatcttttttttttcttaaaaaaaacccGATAATGGCTCATGGGAAAACAGACAGTCATGTGCGTGACAAAATTGTGATGCAACACACAACATATTTAGAGTAGTTTTTAAAAAAGATGACTGAATCTTTACAGAGCACCATAGTGTGTTTGCTTATTGTTTCTAGATCATTTTATCTTTCTGAGAGATTGTCACCATGTCAAGACTCAATCCAGTGAATATTAATAATAAATTATGTATTTGATAGATTCTTTACCTGGATCCTACAGTGTATCAAGTTGTTCATACTGTATTTGAGACCTAGGGGGGGAATCGCACAAATGTAATTTAGGTCTGTAATTTCAATAAATGACTTGTAGTAGTAATAG contains:
- the LOC143764756 gene encoding uncharacterized protein LOC143764756; amino-acid sequence: MAANGFKILNNQKGIFVSKMLKDNHGKYIPTNRLLKSPSNIALNKEFVKVEDAISVNEIAHYANVFKSTEQGEMVTSCVQQKKTNIYKSSVDKCADLMPNSKDYRKDIALRSSGMESQNGTKLPSEVENKRLPNLVGDVGHTFIPQRQERSSILYRQDGMFNYSKVKKLVSNRSNTKSVRPNHFLKKEVVFQGIEDICSQDTRPHHGISINHSTKRAILHKNTPHHSDTIDPCKRIKISDVRTLAHKVCQEMFDHQVTRRQMPPESGALAYPDFTSSGKCKTAKNDMQKNRWRHSSPDERKGIANLKEKDTTEGSSTLRRFLLIDSQGLPYTVVVEEPISIGLSNSTSTSWSDSPLAGVSTFSSPRKVYKCPVCFRIFEYLSYLQRHSIAHSQQKPHICKVCGKAFKRTSHLTRHKYTHFGGKPCQCQICERRFRDVGELTRHQQSHT